From the Jilunia laotingensis genome, the window ACTTACTATAACCAAAAACAGAATCAACTGACGACGTTGCTCTTCAATCCGTTGCTTATAAGCAGCATCTATCACAGGCAATACGCCCGATATCTCGATAGTACGTAAACGGGCATTACAGAAGACGGCATCCTCAAGAGATTGTTTGATGTAATGATAGGCACGAGTAATATCTCCTCGCTCATAAAGCACAAAAGCCAGATTTTGGAGTGCCGCGTTTTCCTTCACCGATGCTTTTATGTCAGAGATGGCCGAAAGAGCCAAATATTTTTCATACTCGTCGGAACGGCCTTCTTCCTTATATATATGTGCAAGTGAATATGCAGCCCGTGCATAAGTATTAGATACTTCAGGCTGACTATGCAGCAATCCCATCAATATTTTTTTCGCCTGAACATTATGTTGCCGAGCGATCAACCGCTCTGCTTCATATAAATGATATTCAGGCTCATCTGGAGGAAGCACGGCAAGTAAAGAGTCACGGTACAAATTTTGTCGAAGCAGATAATCAGTAGAATATATGCCACTCTGAGAATAGTTGACCAGATATGAGTTCAAACGACGCTCGCAATTAAAGTAAACAGGGAGCAGACTATCCGGCAAAGTTGCCCGATGAATTTTCCGAAGCGTCTCCTCAGCCTCTTTATACATTCCGGAAATAGAAAGAACGGTCGCCTGACAGAGACGGATTTCATCCTTATAAGAAAGATTATGCAACGAATCTGCGAGCGACATGCTCCGGTCGTAATACTTCATAGCCGAATCCGAAACAAATAATTCGTACTCCTTACCTAACCTTTTATTCAGAGCGAAACGATGTTGCAATGACAAAGGTGAAGTTTGCAAAAGTCGCTTCAAGCTATCGATACAGGTTTCTTTCTGATTCAAATACAGGTTCTGTTGTTCTATCACCTTATCCAGACGTGCTAGAACAGAATCAACTCCCTGCACTGCCAACACAGAAAGGGAAGCACAAAACATAAGTATAAGAAAAAACAGTCTCCTCATAGCCGGATATTTTTGCTAAAGCGCTCAAAAGTACAAATTTTCCGACGAAATCTACTATCTTTGCTGCGCTTAGCATCAAAATAATGAAAGAGATTGTATATATATTCTTTGGGGGCGGCATAGGAAGTGTACTCCGCTATTTGGCACAGATAAGTGTTAACGAGAAAATGTCAAGTGTCGGATTTCCTTTTTCATGGGGCACATTTATAGTTAACATCACCGGAAGTTTCTTTATCGGACTATTCTACACGATATCCGAGCGATGGAATCTTTCGATGGAGACAAGACTTTTCCTAACAGTCGGATTATGTGGAGGTTTCACAACCTTTTCGACTTTTTCCAACGATGGTTTGAGCCTGCTGAAAGGAGAATTTTATGGAACGTTTCTTCTCTATACTTTATTAAGTATCATTGGAGGATTATTAGCTGTTTTTGTAGGAGGATATACGGGTAAATTGATCGGGTAACAAAATGAAACCAATTAAAAAGAACAAAAGTCAAAGCGTCCAAGTTGTCGATCCTATGATTGACGAATCGGCCGACAGTTCGGAAAGTTTAAAAAGTCTGCTTGGCAAAGAGGAAACCATTTCAAATCTTTCTTTTGACAGAAGTTTGGAGGAATCCATTCGGGTAGCCTACAAAACCATCAAAGAATGTGTCTTCAATAATCTGACTTTAAGTGACAGCCAATTAAAATCAACCCAGTTCTCTGATGTGATTTTCCGTCAATGCAATCTGGCGAACGTTTCATTTTCGGGAAGTTCTTTCTACCGTGTTCAATTTATCGATTGCAAACTGATGGGAAGTGGTTTTTCAGAAACGACCTTGAATCATCTGTTCGTATCAGGATGCAACGCACAATATCTCAATCTGGCAATGAGCAAAATGAACCAGGTACAATTTAGCAACTGCGATCTACAATTCAGCAGCCTTAACGACTGCCGTCTGCAGAACTTTGCATTAGAGCATTGTACCCTTGTCGGAGCAGACTTTTCTCATACGCGGCTAAAGGGAGTAGACCTTCGTTCTTCCCAAATAAGCGGCCTTCAGCTGAACCTCTCCGATCTGCAAGGTGCCATCGTCAGTTCAATACAAGCCATGGAGCTATTGCCATTACTAGGTGTCATCATCGAAGATTTAAATGATAAATAGATAAAGAAGAGAATTATAAAAACGATGTTACATCATTTCGTCCAACCGATCTCCGGAATCAGTCTACCTCAAAAGTTCACTTTTCCTTTTCACTACACGCCTCATCCATTATGCGTAATAGCTTCGAAGGAAGTGCAAACTTATTTATCGGCACAGAAACATTGGAACGAAGAATTACAAAAAGGAAAAATGTTCGGAGTCTTGATCGTACGAACTCCGAATGGCGAACTGGGGTACCTTGCGGCCTTCTCCGGCAATCTGGCAGGTAAAAACCAACACCCCTATTTTGTGCCTCCAATATACGATTTGTTACAACCAAATGGATTTTTTAAAGTTGAAGAAGAGAATATCACATCAATCAATATAGAAATTAAGAATAAGCAAGAAAGTTCTTCTTATCGAAATCTCAAACAACACTTGGAAGACACCAAACGTTCAAGTCAAGAAGCAATCACAGTAGCCAAAGAATATCTAAGAAAAACAAAGGAAGAACGTGATATACGTCGGCAACATAATCCCAGTGAAATGGAACAAGCGGAAATGATCCGTGAAAGTCAATTTCAAAAAGCCGAACTTAAAAGAATGGAACGTGAGTGGAAAAACCGAATAACCAATCTACAGAATGAATTAAATAGTATTGAATCACAAATAACGGAACTTAAAAAAGAACGCAAGGTTCGTTCAGCCATTCTACAGAAAAAATTATTCCAACAGTTTCGCTTATTAAATGCACAAGGAGATATCAAAGACCTATGTACCATTTTTGACGAAGCAATACACAAAATTCCACCTGCAGGAGCTGGTGAATGTGCTGCACCTAAATTATTACAATATGCATATCTGCATCAACTCGAGCCGATAGCAATGGCGGAATTTTGGTGGGGAGAGTCACCTAAAACAGAAATCAGAAAACATGGGTATTACTATCCGGCTTGCAAAGGGAAGTGTGAACCCATACTGAAGCATATGTTGAAAGGACTGGAAATAGAAGGCAACCCGTTGCAAACTGACATCCATCGAGATAGCGAATTGGAAATCGTATATGAAGATGATTGGCTTCTTGTCGTCAATAAACCGGCCGGCATGCTTTCCGTACCCGGGAAAGAAAATGTAACTTCAGTCTATGAGTGGGCAAAGAAAAAATATCCTGAAATAACCGGACCAATAATCGTCCATCGCTTGGACATGGCGACTTCTGGTCTTTTGCTCCTTGCCAAAACCAAAGAGACACATCAAAATTTGCAAGCACAATTCAAGAACCGTGTTGTGAAGAAACGCTACGTAGCATTACTCGACGGTGTCATATCCCAAAAGCGAGGCATCATAAACTTACCACTTTGCCCCAATTTGCTTGATCGTCCCCGGCAAATGGTAAATGAGACATATGGTAAACCTGCCATAACGGAATATGAAGTACTGAGATATTCTGAAAAACGTACCCGCATCCAATTTTATCCTTTAACAGGGCGCACGCATCAATTACGTGTACATGCCGCTCATCCATCCGGATTAGACTGTCCGATCACAGGTGATGAACTTTATGGGAAATCAGCAGAACGGTTATATTTACACGCCGAATATTTGGAGTTCACACACCCGGTTACCATCTCAAAAATCCATATAGAAAAAAAGGCAGACTTTTAGAAGTCATGTCAATGACCAATTAAAACATGTATCAATAATAAGTAAGTAGAAGATTTTTTATAGTTTTGCAGCCATTAACAATCAATCAGATAACAATATGTTAAAATCGAAACACCTATTCCTTATAATATACTTATTCATATTAATTCCCTTCCATTTGCATGCTCAATTCATGAACTACGGTTCAGATCCGTCACGATTTAAATGGAACATTGTCAGGCTGCCTCATTACGATCTGGTATATCCACAGGGAAATGACTCGATGGCATACAAATACGCTCTTTATCTCGAGAATGCTTATCCACATATACAAAAGACAATCGGGAAACCTATGCAGGTGAAATTTCCGGTTATACTGCATCCAGCAAGCATGTCTTCTAATGGAATGGTTTCCTGGGCACCCCGCCGCATGGAACTCATAACAACTCCTTCTTCTGATCTGAGTGTTCAAAGCTGGGATAAGCATTTAGTTTTACATGAATCCCGCCATGTTTTCCAAACCGGGAAAGTAATGCATGGCATTTTCAAACCACTCTATTATATCGTTGGTGAACAATCTGCCGGAGTCGCTTCATTTCTTATGCCGATTTGGTTTCTAGAAGGAGATGCAGTCAGTACCGAAACGGCATTGTCGAATGGTGGGCGTGGACGATTGCCGGAATTTAATATGATTTATCGGGCGCAAATGCTTGGAGGAGATAAATTTTATACATTAGATAAATGGTTGATGGGATCATACAAAAATTATACAGGAACTTATTATACCTTGGGTTATAACCTTGCATCATATGCTCGTCAACGTTATGGTGCGGATATTTGGGCAAAAACTACCAGTAGATATCCCAACAATCTATATTTTGAGGGTTCTTTCAAACATTATTCAGGAAGTGGATTTAAACAACTTTACCATGATACATTCGATTATTTACGAAGAGAATGGGAAAAGCTGGATAGTTGTACGCTTACTCC encodes:
- a CDS encoding pentapeptide repeat-containing protein, yielding MKPIKKNKSQSVQVVDPMIDESADSSESLKSLLGKEETISNLSFDRSLEESIRVAYKTIKECVFNNLTLSDSQLKSTQFSDVIFRQCNLANVSFSGSSFYRVQFIDCKLMGSGFSETTLNHLFVSGCNAQYLNLAMSKMNQVQFSNCDLQFSSLNDCRLQNFALEHCTLVGADFSHTRLKGVDLRSSQISGLQLNLSDLQGAIVSSIQAMELLPLLGVIIEDLNDK
- the crcB gene encoding fluoride efflux transporter CrcB, coding for MKEIVYIFFGGGIGSVLRYLAQISVNEKMSSVGFPFSWGTFIVNITGSFFIGLFYTISERWNLSMETRLFLTVGLCGGFTTFSTFSNDGLSLLKGEFYGTFLLYTLLSIIGGLLAVFVGGYTGKLIG
- a CDS encoding RluA family pseudouridine synthase, producing the protein MLHHFVQPISGISLPQKFTFPFHYTPHPLCVIASKEVQTYLSAQKHWNEELQKGKMFGVLIVRTPNGELGYLAAFSGNLAGKNQHPYFVPPIYDLLQPNGFFKVEEENITSINIEIKNKQESSSYRNLKQHLEDTKRSSQEAITVAKEYLRKTKEERDIRRQHNPSEMEQAEMIRESQFQKAELKRMEREWKNRITNLQNELNSIESQITELKKERKVRSAILQKKLFQQFRLLNAQGDIKDLCTIFDEAIHKIPPAGAGECAAPKLLQYAYLHQLEPIAMAEFWWGESPKTEIRKHGYYYPACKGKCEPILKHMLKGLEIEGNPLQTDIHRDSELEIVYEDDWLLVVNKPAGMLSVPGKENVTSVYEWAKKKYPEITGPIIVHRLDMATSGLLLLAKTKETHQNLQAQFKNRVVKKRYVALLDGVISQKRGIINLPLCPNLLDRPRQMVNETYGKPAITEYEVLRYSEKRTRIQFYPLTGRTHQLRVHAAHPSGLDCPITGDELYGKSAERLYLHAEYLEFTHPVTISKIHIEKKADF
- a CDS encoding DUF6377 domain-containing protein, with protein sequence MRRLFFLILMFCASLSVLAVQGVDSVLARLDKVIEQQNLYLNQKETCIDSLKRLLQTSPLSLQHRFALNKRLGKEYELFVSDSAMKYYDRSMSLADSLHNLSYKDEIRLCQATVLSISGMYKEAEETLRKIHRATLPDSLLPVYFNCERRLNSYLVNYSQSGIYSTDYLLRQNLYRDSLLAVLPPDEPEYHLYEAERLIARQHNVQAKKILMGLLHSQPEVSNTYARAAYSLAHIYKEEGRSDEYEKYLALSAISDIKASVKENAALQNLAFVLYERGDITRAYHYIKQSLEDAVFCNARLRTIEISGVLPVIDAAYKQRIEEQRRQLILFLVIVSVLSAFLILSVALACKQMKKLSLARRNLKQANHIKEEYIGHFLNLCSIYMEKLDNFRRTVNRKITAGQTEELLKLTKSSQVAGMEQKEFYANFDNAFLQLYPDFVTEFNALLQPEEQIVLKPGELLNTELRIFAIIRLGIDDSSKIANFLHYSINTIYTYRNKVRNKAVNRDKFEEEMMKIGSID